One genomic window of Streptomyces sp. WP-1 includes the following:
- a CDS encoding nitronate monooxygenase, with product MQTELSDQLGIEHAVFGFTPFPAVAAAISRAGGLGVLGAVRYTAPDDLGRDLDWLDAHTDGRPYGLDVVMPARKVEGVTEADVEAMIPEEHRRFVRDTLAAHQVPGLPEGETAGWRITGWMEQVARAQLDVAFDHPIRLLANALGAPPADVVARAHERGVPVAALAGSARHARKHRDAGIDLVVAQGYEAGGHTGEIATMVLTPEVVEAVAPLPVLAAGGIGSGAQIAAALALGAQGVWLGSLWLTTTEAELHSPALTRKLLAAGSGDTVRSRALTGKPARQLRTAWTDAWDDPAGPGPLPMPLQGLLVAEAVSRIQRHEVEPLLGTPVGQIVGRMTSERAVQAVLDDLTRGFERAVDRINRIARRSGTS from the coding sequence ATGCAGACGGAGCTGAGCGACCAACTGGGCATCGAGCACGCCGTCTTCGGCTTCACGCCGTTCCCCGCCGTCGCCGCGGCCATCAGCCGCGCCGGCGGCCTCGGCGTGCTCGGCGCCGTCCGCTACACCGCCCCCGACGACCTCGGACGCGACCTCGACTGGCTCGACGCGCACACCGACGGCCGCCCCTACGGCCTGGACGTCGTCATGCCCGCCCGCAAGGTGGAGGGCGTCACCGAGGCCGACGTCGAGGCGATGATCCCCGAGGAGCACCGCCGGTTCGTGCGCGACACCCTCGCCGCGCACCAGGTCCCCGGACTGCCCGAGGGCGAGACGGCCGGCTGGCGGATCACCGGCTGGATGGAACAGGTCGCCCGCGCCCAGCTGGACGTCGCCTTCGACCACCCGATCCGGCTGCTCGCCAACGCGCTCGGCGCACCGCCCGCCGACGTCGTCGCCCGCGCCCATGAGCGGGGCGTGCCCGTCGCCGCGCTCGCGGGCAGCGCCCGGCACGCCCGCAAGCACCGGGACGCGGGCATCGACCTCGTGGTGGCCCAGGGCTACGAGGCGGGCGGGCACACCGGGGAGATCGCCACCATGGTGCTCACCCCGGAGGTCGTGGAGGCCGTCGCCCCGCTGCCCGTGCTGGCCGCCGGCGGCATCGGCAGCGGGGCGCAGATCGCCGCCGCCCTCGCCCTCGGCGCCCAGGGCGTCTGGCTCGGCTCGCTCTGGCTGACCACCACCGAGGCCGAGCTGCACTCGCCCGCCCTGACCCGCAAGCTGCTCGCCGCCGGGTCCGGGGACACCGTCCGCTCCCGCGCCCTGACCGGAAAGCCCGCCCGCCAGCTGCGCACCGCCTGGACCGACGCCTGGGACGACCCGGCGGGACCCGGCCCGCTGCCCATGCCGCTCCAGGGACTGCTGGTCGCCGAGGCGGTCTCCCGCATCCAGCGGCACGAGGTGGAACCCCTGCTGGGCACGCCCGTCGGGCAGATCGTCGGCCGGATGACCAGTGAACGTGCCGTCCAGGCCGTCCTGGACGACCTCACCCGCGGCTTCGAGCGGGCCGTGGACCGGATCAACCGCATCGCGCGAAGGAGCGGCACATCATGA
- a CDS encoding sugar nucleotide-binding protein, which yields MHPEQQPGFTDAVPLAALGGGGGEPPVAAPDPGTGVFGARGTTTLIAGSGFVGRAVAARPAARGDNPVLASRTPPPGVTAPWVRLDATDADACAQVVGSVRPDRLVLVPGPSDVTWCEADPERAIAPHSATARHLTVAARGRRTVLISTDNVFDGSGPDNDEATPAAPANVYGRAEPAAERMVGAAPDATVPRVSLVYGWEPADSVKWLNFFAARAHLLKIAASSCQPGGRLLDSPTRATRETSRLP from the coding sequence GTGCACCCGGAGCAGCAGCCCGGGTTCACCGACGCCGTGCCGCTCGCCGCTCTCGGGGGCGGTGGTGGTGAGCCGCCGGTGGCCGCCCCGGACCCGGGCACCGGAGTCTTCGGGGCCCGCGGCACGACCACGCTGATCGCCGGCAGCGGCTTCGTCGGCCGCGCCGTGGCCGCGCGACCGGCCGCCCGGGGTGACAACCCCGTCCTCGCCTCCCGCACCCCGCCGCCCGGGGTCACCGCGCCCTGGGTGCGGCTCGACGCCACCGACGCGGACGCCTGCGCCCAGGTGGTCGGTTCGGTGCGGCCGGACCGGCTCGTGCTGGTGCCCGGCCCCTCCGACGTGACCTGGTGCGAGGCCGACCCGGAGCGCGCGATCGCGCCGCACAGCGCCACGGCCCGCCATCTGACCGTGGCCGCGCGGGGCCGCCGTACCGTGCTGATCTCCACGGACAACGTCTTCGACGGCAGCGGCCCCGACAACGACGAGGCCACCCCGGCGGCTCCCGCGAACGTCTACGGCCGGGCCGAGCCGGCCGCCGAGCGGATGGTGGGCGCGGCCCCCGACGCCACCGTGCCGCGGGTGAGCCTGGTCTACGGCTGGGAGCCCGCGGACTCTGTCAAGTGGCTGAACTTCTTCGCCGCCCGCGCCCACTTGCTGAAAATTGCAGCAAGTTCTTGCCAGCCGGGTGGGCGACTGCTTGACTCACCAACCCGAGCGACGCGAGAAACGAGCCGACTGCCATGA
- a CDS encoding acyl-CoA synthetase: MSAPVTPPIGFWAQAAQDPGRTVLIAPDGAQWSAGRLAAAADKLVHGLRAAGLERGDAFAVVLPNGVEFLTAYLAATQAGLYLVPVNHHLVGPEIAWIVADSGAKVLIAHERYADPARAAADEAGLPQEARYAVGTAPGFWPYAQLLDGQPESAPTGRELGWVMNYTSGTTGRPRGIRRPLPGKPPEEAYLGGFLGIFGITPYDGNVHLVCSPLYHTAVLQFAGASLHIGHQLVVMDGWTPEEMLRLIDTHRCTHTHMVPTQFHRLLALPEETRARYDVSSMRHAVHGAAPCPEHVKRAMIDWWGTCVEEYYAASEGGGAFATAEDWLKKPGTVGRAWPISELAVLDDDGNRLPPGRLGTVYMKMNTGGFAYHKDADKTRKNRVGDFFTVGDLGYLDEDGCLFLRDRKIDMIISGGVNIYPAEIESVLLAHPAVADAAAFGIPHDDWGEEVKAVVEPAPGHEPGPELAAAILGHCADRLAGFKRPRSVDFVAELPRDPNGKLYKRRLRDPYWQGRTRPV; encoded by the coding sequence ATGAGCGCACCGGTGACGCCCCCGATCGGCTTCTGGGCCCAGGCCGCCCAGGATCCCGGCCGCACCGTCCTGATCGCCCCCGACGGCGCGCAGTGGAGCGCCGGACGCCTCGCCGCCGCCGCCGACAAACTGGTCCACGGGCTGCGCGCGGCGGGCCTGGAACGCGGCGACGCCTTCGCCGTCGTCCTCCCCAACGGCGTCGAGTTCCTCACCGCCTACCTCGCCGCCACCCAGGCCGGCTTGTACCTCGTCCCGGTCAACCACCATCTGGTCGGCCCCGAGATCGCCTGGATCGTCGCCGACTCCGGCGCCAAGGTGCTCATCGCGCACGAGCGATACGCCGACCCCGCCCGCGCCGCCGCCGACGAGGCCGGCCTTCCGCAGGAGGCACGGTACGCGGTCGGCACCGCTCCGGGCTTTTGGCCGTACGCGCAACTCCTCGACGGACAACCGGAGTCGGCGCCCACCGGACGCGAACTCGGCTGGGTCATGAACTACACCTCCGGTACGACCGGACGCCCGCGCGGCATCCGCCGCCCGCTGCCCGGCAAGCCCCCCGAGGAGGCGTACCTGGGCGGCTTCCTCGGCATCTTCGGCATCACGCCGTACGACGGCAATGTGCACCTCGTCTGCTCGCCGCTCTACCACACGGCCGTCCTCCAGTTCGCGGGCGCCTCCCTGCACATCGGCCACCAGCTGGTGGTGATGGACGGGTGGACCCCCGAGGAGATGCTGCGCCTGATCGACACCCACCGGTGCACCCACACCCATATGGTCCCGACCCAGTTCCACCGGCTGCTGGCCCTCCCCGAGGAGACCAGGGCCCGCTACGACGTCTCCAGCATGCGGCACGCCGTCCACGGCGCCGCGCCCTGCCCGGAGCACGTCAAGCGGGCCATGATCGACTGGTGGGGGACGTGCGTGGAGGAGTACTACGCGGCCAGCGAGGGCGGCGGCGCCTTCGCCACCGCCGAGGACTGGCTGAAGAAGCCCGGCACGGTCGGCAGGGCCTGGCCGATCAGCGAACTCGCGGTCCTCGACGACGACGGCAACCGGCTGCCGCCCGGCCGGCTGGGCACCGTCTACATGAAGATGAACACCGGCGGCTTCGCCTACCACAAGGACGCGGACAAGACCCGCAAGAACCGCGTCGGCGACTTCTTCACCGTCGGCGATCTCGGCTACCTGGACGAGGACGGCTGCCTGTTCCTCCGCGACCGCAAGATCGACATGATCATCTCCGGCGGGGTCAACATCTACCCGGCCGAGATCGAGTCCGTGCTGCTCGCCCACCCCGCCGTCGCCGACGCCGCCGCCTTCGGGATCCCGCACGACGACTGGGGCGAGGAGGTCAAGGCCGTCGTGGAACCGGCCCCCGGGCACGAGCCCGGGCCGGAGCTGGCCGCGGCGATCCTCGGCCACTGCGCGGACCGGCTCGCCGGGTTCAAGCGGCCCCGCAGCGTCGACTTCGTCGCCGAACTGCCCCGCGACCCCAACGGCAAGCTCTACAAACGACGGCTGCGCGACCCCTACTGGCAGGGACGCACCCGGCCGGTCTGA
- the paaK gene encoding phenylacetate--CoA ligase PaaK, with product MADARDLLDAGERLGPEELRALQLERLRASLRHAYERVPFYRESFDKAGIHPEDCRSPADLARFPFTTKADLRENYPFGMFAVPRERIRRLHASSGTTGRPTVVGYTENDLSMWSDMVARSIRAAGGRPGDVVHVAYGYGLFTGGLGAHYGAERLGCTVVPASGGMTARQVQLIQDLEPAVIMVTPSYMLTLLDEFERQGVDPRTTSLRVGIFGAEPWTEQMRREIEERFAIDAVDIYGLSEVVGPGVAQECVETKDGLTVWEDHFYPEVIDPVTGEVLPEGERGELVFTSLTKEAMPIVRYRTRDLTRLLPGTARVFRRMEKISGRSDDLVILRGVNLFPTQIEEIVLRTPGVAPHFQLRLTREGRMDSLTVRAEARAGATPQAREAAARSIVTAVKNGIGVSVDVEIVEPESLERSVGKIRRIVDLRPRDTGRG from the coding sequence ATGGCGGACGCGCGGGACCTGCTGGACGCGGGCGAACGGCTCGGCCCCGAGGAACTGCGGGCGCTTCAGCTGGAGCGGCTGCGCGCCTCGCTGCGGCACGCCTATGAGCGGGTGCCGTTCTACCGGGAGTCCTTCGACAAGGCGGGGATACACCCCGAGGACTGCCGTTCGCCGGCGGATCTCGCCCGTTTCCCCTTCACCACCAAGGCGGACCTGCGGGAGAACTACCCGTTCGGGATGTTCGCGGTGCCCAGGGAGCGGATCCGCCGGCTGCACGCCTCCAGCGGCACCACCGGCCGCCCGACGGTGGTCGGCTACACCGAGAACGACCTGTCCATGTGGTCCGACATGGTCGCGCGCTCCATCCGGGCGGCGGGCGGGCGCCCCGGTGACGTGGTGCACGTGGCGTACGGGTACGGGCTGTTCACCGGCGGCCTCGGCGCCCACTACGGCGCGGAGCGGCTCGGCTGTACGGTCGTCCCCGCGTCCGGGGGCATGACGGCGCGGCAGGTCCAGCTGATCCAGGACCTGGAACCAGCCGTGATCATGGTGACGCCCTCGTACATGCTGACGCTGCTGGACGAGTTCGAGCGGCAGGGCGTGGACCCTCGTACGACCTCGCTGCGGGTCGGGATCTTCGGGGCCGAGCCGTGGACCGAGCAGATGCGGCGGGAGATCGAGGAGCGGTTCGCGATCGACGCGGTGGACATCTACGGGCTGTCGGAGGTGGTCGGTCCCGGGGTGGCGCAGGAGTGCGTGGAGACGAAGGACGGTCTGACCGTGTGGGAGGACCACTTCTATCCGGAGGTGATCGATCCCGTCACCGGTGAGGTGCTGCCGGAGGGCGAGCGGGGCGAGCTGGTGTTCACCTCGCTGACCAAGGAGGCCATGCCGATCGTCCGGTACCGGACCCGGGATCTGACCCGGCTGCTGCCCGGCACGGCGCGGGTGTTCCGGCGGATGGAGAAGATCTCCGGGCGCAGCGACGATCTGGTGATCCTGCGCGGGGTGAACCTGTTCCCCACGCAGATCGAGGAGATCGTGCTGCGCACGCCGGGCGTGGCCCCGCACTTCCAGCTGCGGCTGACCCGCGAGGGCCGGATGGACTCGCTCACCGTGCGGGCCGAGGCGCGCGCCGGTGCCACCCCTCAGGCGCGGGAGGCGGCGGCCCGGTCCATCGTGACCGCGGTGAAGAACGGCATCGGGGTGTCGGTGGACGTGGAGATCGTGGAGCCGGAGTCGCTGGAGCGCTCGGTCGGCAAGATCCGCCGGATCGTGGACCTGCGGCCGCGCGACACCGGCCGGGGCTGA
- a CDS encoding NAD(P)/FAD-dependent oxidoreductase codes for MPVNQGTRAYDAVIVGAGHNGLVAAAYLARAGRSVLVLERLGHTGGAAVSSRPFAGVEARLSRYSYLVSLLPQKIVADLGLDFRVRSRTISSYTPVERAGRPTGLLVGGGEARTRDAFARLTGGEREYAAWQRFYGMTGRVAERVFPTLTEPLPTRDELRRRIDDESAWRTLFEEPVGAAVEKHFEDDLVRGVVLTDALIGTFADAHDPSLAQNRCFLYHVIGGGTGAWDVPVGGMGALTDALAAAARSAGAEIVTGHEAVRVTGDGSGAEVTYRTADGEGVAAARHVLVNASPQELAALTGDTPPEPAEGAQLKVNMLLTRLPKLRDPDADPREAFAGTFHIAEGYGQLATAHAEAAAGRLPAAPPSEIYCHSLTDPTVLGPELAGRGYQTLTLFGLHTPARLFDRDNDGVRAELLDATLAELDAHLAEPLADCLATDADGRPCIEAKTPLDLERDLRLPGGNIFHRALSWPYSEESTGRWGVETPHPRVLLCGAGAVRGGGVSGVPGHNAAMAVLEQDR; via the coding sequence ATGCCCGTGAACCAGGGAACCCGCGCGTACGACGCCGTCATCGTCGGGGCCGGCCACAACGGTCTGGTCGCCGCCGCCTATCTGGCCCGGGCCGGGCGCTCCGTGCTGGTGCTGGAACGGCTCGGACACACCGGTGGGGCCGCCGTGTCCAGCCGGCCGTTCGCCGGGGTGGAGGCGAGGCTGTCGCGCTACTCCTACCTGGTCAGCCTGCTGCCGCAGAAGATCGTCGCCGATCTCGGCCTCGACTTCCGGGTGCGCTCACGCACCATCTCCTCGTACACCCCCGTGGAACGCGCGGGCCGCCCCACCGGCCTCCTCGTCGGCGGCGGCGAGGCCCGCACCCGGGACGCCTTCGCCCGGCTGACCGGCGGCGAGCGCGAGTACGCCGCCTGGCAGCGCTTCTACGGCATGACCGGCCGTGTCGCCGAGCGCGTCTTCCCGACCCTCACCGAGCCGCTGCCCACCCGGGACGAACTGCGCCGCCGTATCGACGACGAGAGCGCCTGGCGGACCCTGTTCGAGGAGCCGGTCGGTGCCGCCGTCGAGAAGCACTTCGAGGACGACCTGGTCCGGGGCGTGGTCCTCACCGACGCCCTGATCGGCACCTTCGCCGACGCCCACGACCCCTCGCTGGCCCAGAACCGCTGCTTCCTCTACCACGTCATCGGCGGCGGCACCGGCGCCTGGGACGTGCCCGTGGGCGGCATGGGCGCCCTCACCGACGCCCTCGCGGCGGCGGCCCGTTCGGCGGGCGCGGAGATCGTCACCGGGCACGAGGCGGTCCGTGTCACCGGCGACGGGAGCGGCGCCGAGGTCACCTACCGCACCGCCGACGGCGAGGGCGTCGCCGCCGCCCGGCACGTCCTCGTCAACGCCTCGCCGCAGGAGCTGGCCGCCCTCACCGGGGACACACCCCCCGAGCCCGCCGAGGGCGCCCAGCTCAAGGTCAACATGCTGCTCACCCGGCTGCCGAAGCTCCGCGACCCCGACGCCGACCCCCGCGAGGCGTTCGCCGGCACCTTCCACATCGCCGAGGGCTACGGCCAGTTGGCCACCGCCCACGCCGAGGCCGCCGCCGGCCGGCTGCCCGCCGCGCCGCCCTCCGAGATCTACTGCCACTCCCTGACCGACCCCACCGTCCTCGGCCCCGAACTCGCCGGGCGCGGCTACCAGACCCTCACCCTCTTCGGCCTGCACACCCCGGCCCGCCTCTTCGACCGGGACAACGACGGCGTCCGCGCGGAACTGCTGGACGCCACCCTCGCCGAGCTGGACGCCCACCTCGCCGAACCCCTCGCCGACTGCCTGGCCACCGACGCCGACGGCCGCCCCTGCATCGAGGCGAAGACCCCGCTCGACCTCGAACGGGACCTGCGGCTGCCCGGCGGCAACATCTTCCACCGCGCCCTGTCCTGGCCCTACTCCGAGGAGAGCACCGGCCGTTGGGGCGTGGAGACCCCGCACCCGCGCGTCCTGCTGTGCGGGGCGGGAGCCGTGCGCGGGGGAGGAGTGAGCGGCGTACCCGGGCACAACGCGGCCATGGCGGTGCTCGAACAGGACCGCTGA
- a CDS encoding GMC oxidoreductase, translated as MTRTPCPTADPLAVADGAGRVHGVPDLRGADASVLPSVLSPRPTPGSRCSPRPSCSPTP; from the coding sequence GTGACGCGCACGCCCTGCCCTACGGCCGACCCGCTCGCGGTCGCCGACGGCGCGGGCCGGGTGCACGGCGTGCCCGATCTGCGCGGCGCCGACGCCTCCGTGCTCCCCTCCGTTCTGTCCCCGCGGCCAACACCCGGCTCCCGGTGCTCGCCGCGGCCGAGCTGCTCGCCGACGCCCTGA
- a CDS encoding fatty acyl-CoA synthetase, protein MSKAQGGTAGGGQGGSTVDAMLRRSARRTPARIAVEYGERAWTYGELDDAVSRAAALLLAEGLAPGDRVGAYGHNSDAYLIAFLGCARAGLVHVPVNDHLTGDDLAYLVGQSGSTLVLTDPGLADRLPDGVRSLPLRDTGDSLLARLADTAPYDGPGPRAEDLAQLLYTSGTTALPKGAMMTHRALVHAYVSAITALDLRADDRPAHALPLYHSAQLHVFLLPYLAVGATSLILDAPDGDLLFDLIEAGRVDSVFAPPTVWIALANRPDFAGRGLDGLRKAYYGASVMPVPVLERLRARLPHLALYNCFGQSEIGPLATVLGPAEHEERPASCGRPVLFVEARVVDTEGREVPDGTTGEIVYRSPQLCEGYWDKPEESAEAFRDGWFHSGDLAVRDAEGCLTIVDRVKDVINSGGVLVASRQVEDALYTHEAVAEAAVVGLPDTRWIEAVTAIVVRRGEVTEEQLVAHVREKLPSFKAPKRVLFVDALPRNASGKILKRALRDRFTRG, encoded by the coding sequence ATGAGCAAGGCACAGGGCGGCACGGCCGGCGGCGGACAGGGCGGCAGCACGGTCGACGCGATGCTGCGGCGCAGCGCCCGCCGCACCCCCGCGCGGATCGCGGTCGAATACGGCGAGCGCGCCTGGACGTACGGCGAACTGGACGACGCGGTCTCCCGCGCCGCCGCCCTGCTGCTCGCCGAGGGCCTCGCCCCCGGCGACCGGGTCGGCGCCTACGGCCACAACTCGGACGCCTACCTGATCGCCTTCCTCGGCTGCGCCCGCGCGGGCCTGGTCCACGTCCCGGTCAACGACCACCTCACCGGCGACGACCTGGCCTATCTCGTCGGGCAGTCCGGCAGCACCCTGGTGCTCACCGACCCCGGCCTCGCGGACCGGCTCCCGGACGGGGTGCGGTCGCTGCCGCTGCGGGACACCGGGGACTCGCTCCTGGCGCGGCTCGCGGACACGGCGCCGTACGACGGCCCGGGACCGCGCGCCGAGGACCTGGCGCAACTGCTCTACACGTCCGGTACGACCGCGCTGCCCAAGGGCGCGATGATGACCCACCGGGCCCTGGTGCACGCGTACGTGAGCGCGATCACGGCCCTGGACCTGCGCGCGGACGACCGCCCCGCGCACGCGCTGCCGCTCTACCACTCGGCGCAGCTGCACGTCTTCCTGCTGCCCTACCTCGCGGTCGGCGCCACCAGCCTCATCCTGGACGCGCCCGACGGGGACCTGCTGTTCGACCTGATCGAGGCGGGCCGCGTGGACAGCGTGTTCGCGCCGCCCACCGTGTGGATCGCCCTGGCGAACCGGCCCGACTTCGCCGGCCGCGGCCTCGACGGACTCCGCAAGGCGTACTACGGCGCCTCCGTCATGCCCGTGCCCGTCCTGGAGCGGCTGCGCGCCCGGCTGCCGCACCTCGCCCTCTACAACTGCTTCGGGCAGAGCGAGATCGGCCCCCTCGCCACGGTCCTCGGACCGGCCGAGCACGAGGAGCGGCCGGCGTCCTGCGGGCGGCCCGTGCTGTTCGTGGAGGCCCGGGTCGTGGACACGGAGGGCCGGGAGGTGCCCGACGGCACGACCGGCGAGATCGTCTACCGCTCGCCCCAGCTGTGCGAGGGCTACTGGGACAAGCCCGAGGAGAGCGCGGAGGCGTTCCGCGACGGCTGGTTCCACTCCGGCGACCTCGCGGTCCGGGACGCCGAGGGCTGCCTCACGATCGTGGACCGGGTGAAGGACGTCATCAACTCCGGTGGTGTGCTGGTCGCTTCCCGGCAGGTCGAGGACGCCCTCTACACCCATGAGGCGGTCGCCGAGGCCGCCGTGGTCGGCCTGCCCGACACCCGCTGGATCGAGGCCGTCACGGCGATCGTCGTACGCCGCGGCGAGGTGACCGAGGAGCAACTCGTCGCGCACGTACGGGAGAAGCTGCCGTCCTTCAAGGCGCCCAAGCGGGTGCTGTTCGTGGACGCGCTGCCGCGCAACGCCAGCGGGAAGATCCTCAAGCGCGCACTGCGGGACCGCTTCACGCGGGGGTGA
- a CDS encoding adenosine kinase produces the protein MTTETDVLVLGGAGVDTVVHVPELPVPYADSYMIRPGIVTRAGQSGDFVALGVSALGLRAHHIDLVGADPEGDLVRALHRDRGIPLTDVPSPAGTKRAVNLVGPDGRRLSLYDDTRAQESDRLPEDTLRALAASSRHAHVVITHPCSYALPVLREAGLTVSTDLHNWDGANPYHEPFALAADLVFLSTTALADPEHTMRDIAARGRARIVVATAGADGAHLLADGELTHVPAVAPPEPVVDSNGAGDAFAAAFLLGWLDGLDPLRCARYGAIAGAHACTVPSTRADAISRDRLLARVAESDADEQAAKVGG, from the coding sequence ATGACCACCGAGACCGACGTCCTCGTCCTGGGCGGCGCGGGCGTGGACACCGTCGTCCACGTACCGGAGCTGCCGGTCCCCTACGCCGACAGCTACATGATCCGGCCGGGCATCGTGACCCGCGCCGGGCAGAGCGGAGACTTCGTCGCGCTCGGCGTGAGCGCCCTGGGCCTGCGCGCCCACCACATCGACCTGGTCGGCGCCGACCCGGAGGGCGACCTGGTGCGCGCGCTGCACCGGGACCGGGGCATCCCGCTCACCGATGTGCCCTCGCCCGCCGGCACCAAACGCGCGGTCAACCTGGTCGGCCCGGACGGGCGCCGGCTGTCCCTGTACGACGACACCCGCGCCCAGGAGTCCGACCGGCTGCCCGAGGACACCCTGCGCGCTCTCGCCGCGAGCAGCCGGCACGCGCACGTGGTCATCACCCACCCGTGCTCGTACGCCCTGCCGGTGCTGCGCGAGGCCGGGCTCACCGTCTCGACGGACCTGCACAACTGGGACGGCGCCAACCCGTACCACGAGCCCTTCGCGCTCGCCGCCGACCTGGTCTTCCTGTCCACCACGGCGCTGGCCGACCCGGAGCACACCATGCGCGACATCGCGGCGCGCGGCCGGGCCCGGATCGTCGTGGCCACCGCGGGCGCGGACGGCGCCCACCTGCTGGCCGACGGGGAGCTGACCCACGTGCCCGCCGTCGCCCCGCCGGAGCCCGTCGTGGACTCCAACGGCGCGGGCGACGCCTTCGCCGCCGCTTTCCTGCTGGGCTGGCTGGACGGCCTGGACCCGCTGCGCTGCGCCCGCTACGGCGCGATCGCGGGCGCCCACGCCTGCACCGTGCCCTCGACCCGCGCGGACGCCATCTCGCGGGACCGGCTCCTCGCCCGGGTCGCGGAGTCGGACGCGGACGAGCAGGCCGCCAAGGTGGGCGGATGA
- a CDS encoding SDR family NAD(P)-dependent oxidoreductase, which produces MSAPVVVITGALSGIGRATALAYARQGADVVVSGRHPDPGKELTGELEGLGGRALFVQADVRREDDVRDLVDQAVDRFGRIDVALNNAGTEGHSAPITAVTEDDYAATFDTNVKGTLLSLKHEFRAMRERGGGSIVNVSSVYGRTGYPEVAVYAGSKHAVIGITRAAALEGAAHGIRVNAVAPGFTRTGMYERVTGDDRTREAVNSVLPLRRPGTPEEVADAVIFLGSGRASYITGQTLTLDGGLTAGAPLFPGA; this is translated from the coding sequence ATGTCAGCTCCCGTGGTCGTCATCACCGGCGCGCTCAGCGGAATCGGGCGGGCCACCGCCCTCGCGTACGCGCGGCAGGGCGCCGACGTCGTCGTCTCCGGCCGGCACCCGGACCCCGGCAAGGAACTCACCGGGGAACTCGAAGGGCTGGGCGGCCGGGCCCTGTTCGTCCAGGCCGATGTGCGCCGGGAGGACGACGTCCGCGACCTCGTCGACCAGGCCGTCGACCGCTTCGGCCGGATCGACGTCGCCCTCAACAACGCCGGTACCGAGGGGCACTCCGCCCCGATCACCGCCGTCACCGAGGACGACTACGCGGCCACCTTCGACACCAACGTCAAGGGAACCCTGCTCAGCCTGAAGCACGAGTTCCGCGCCATGCGGGAGCGCGGCGGCGGCAGCATCGTGAACGTCAGCAGCGTGTACGGCCGGACGGGCTACCCGGAGGTCGCCGTGTACGCCGGCAGCAAGCACGCCGTCATCGGCATCACCAGGGCAGCCGCCCTCGAAGGCGCCGCGCACGGCATCCGGGTGAACGCGGTCGCCCCCGGATTCACCCGGACCGGGATGTACGAGCGGGTCACCGGGGACGACCGGACGCGCGAGGCGGTGAACTCCGTGCTGCCCCTGCGCCGGCCGGGCACCCCGGAGGAGGTGGCCGACGCCGTGATCTTCCTCGGCTCCGGCAGGGCGTCGTACATCACCGGCCAGACCCTCACCCTGGACGGGGGCCTCACGGCGGGCGCGCCGCTGTTTCCCGGCGCCTGA
- a CDS encoding aldo/keto reductase family oxidoreductase produces MTTVSTDPAARAPETRLIYGCMGLGGGWDRTPYTAEDVDRAQAAVETALECGITVFDLADIYRFGSSEAVFGEVLARTPGLRERITVQTKCGIRLAEGDRPGWYDLRGDSILRRVEESLARLRTDVIDTLMLHRPDPLTGPDEIAAALRELHRQGLVRRFGVSNMGAAQIAHLQSRLELPLVANQLEMSLARRDWVEAGVLLNTPAATSNGFPEGTLEACVDRGIQLQAWGALAGGRYTGDADSPTAGLLRRLARSKDTTPETVLLWWLARHPAGIVPVIGTSRPDRIRACRDAALRAPDLTHEEWYELWITARETPLP; encoded by the coding sequence TTGACGACCGTATCCACCGATCCCGCCGCACGCGCCCCCGAGACGCGGCTGATCTACGGCTGCATGGGGCTCGGCGGCGGCTGGGACCGCACGCCGTACACCGCCGAGGACGTCGACCGGGCGCAGGCCGCCGTGGAGACCGCGCTGGAGTGCGGGATCACCGTGTTCGACCTCGCGGACATCTACCGGTTCGGCTCGTCGGAGGCCGTGTTCGGCGAGGTCCTGGCCCGGACGCCGGGGCTGCGGGAGCGGATCACCGTGCAGACCAAGTGCGGGATCCGGCTCGCCGAGGGGGACCGGCCGGGGTGGTACGACCTGCGCGGGGACTCGATCCTCCGGCGGGTCGAGGAGAGCCTCGCGCGACTGCGCACCGACGTGATCGACACCCTCATGCTGCACCGCCCCGACCCGCTGACCGGGCCCGACGAGATCGCCGCCGCCCTGCGTGAACTGCACCGGCAGGGGCTGGTGCGCCGCTTCGGCGTCTCCAACATGGGCGCCGCGCAGATCGCGCACCTCCAGTCCCGGCTGGAACTCCCGCTGGTGGCGAACCAGTTGGAGATGAGCCTGGCCCGGCGCGACTGGGTCGAGGCGGGGGTGCTGCTCAACACGCCGGCGGCCACGTCCAACGGGTTCCCCGAGGGCACTCTCGAAGCGTGCGTCGACCGGGGCATCCAGCTCCAGGCGTGGGGCGCCCTGGCCGGTGGCCGGTACACCGGGGACGCCGACTCCCCCACCGCCGGGCTGCTGCGCCGACTGGCCCGGAGCAAGGACACCACCCCCGAGACGGTCCTGCTGTGGTGGCTGGCCCGCCATCCCGCCGGGATCGTCCCGGTGATCGGCACCAGCCGCCCCGACCGGATCCGCGCCTGCCGGGACGCGGCACTGCGCGCACCGGACCTCACGCACGAGGAGTGGTACGAGCTGTGGATCACGGCACGGGAGACCCCACTGCCGTGA